The nucleotide window tttagctCGAGCATTCGCATGTCTCTCTGCCTTTATACCAAAATATCTCCACAAATTCTTCTTAAAAGACAACTCGGCAGTGATACAAGAATACCTAGGGAAGTTTTCTCAAATTATTGCATTCCACGATCCCCAGTTAGCGAATCATTTAAAATCCATAAACTTTGTACCAGAACTGTTTGCGATACCATGGTTCCTAACAATGTTTTCACGTAAGTTTCACTGTTTATATAATcctttcatattattaatcgttgacatctaaaaattattaatattttagatgtaTTTCCACTACATAAGATATTACATCTGTGGGATAAACTATTGCTGGGAGACTCGTCATTTCCTCTCTTGGTTGGATTAGCGATATTGAAGCAATTGAGAGACTCTTTATTAATGTCAGGTTTTAATGAGTGCATTCTCCTGTTCTCCGATTTGCCCGAGATTGACATAGAACTGTGCGTTAAAGATTCCATGACTATGTACCAAAATACACCCGCAAGCATCACATATAGAAAACACCAATATAATACAACAAAGGTATATACAATAACAatctcattaatatattttaattttgtacgtATTATAAGACTGATTGATTTGCAGGATGCAAACTGGATTGAACTTGAAGCGGGAACTGAAAGAATGCCGAGAATAAATGTagacgattttttaaatctttacaaCAACTCACCGAGCAAAATTATAGCGGTCGACGTGCGTAGCAATATACAGTGAGTATTTATATGAgctaataacaattttattaactaaaattcttattctttaaattgataatttttaacagattCGAAAGAGGCGCTATTCTGGGCAGCATTAATATTCCATTCACAAGTGTGCAGTTGTCTCAAACTCACATTGAGACACTCGGACCGCATGCAAAACCATTgatggataataaaaatagtgtcGTTGTAATTATTGGACCGCACGATCAAAATAATGCATTAGTAAGTAATCATATGTTAAAGGGAATTAGTAAGTAATCATATTTAAAGAGAATTGTGAAAAGAAATTAACTATTTTCTGCAATAGTTTGCAGATTTTCTAGTAAAGTGCAATGTCGTAGGAGTTTGCTCTCTGCAAGGCGGAATTAACGCATTACGATCGAAATCTCCGAACATCATAGTACCTGCACGCTAATTGAATTACGTAAttacattattgtatataaaatactcaGACTTATtccttgataaaatataattgatattactTGCTCTGTAAAACATGTATGTACAAGAGCTGTAtacttttgttataaaaaaatgattcattatatattgtgtagTATGATATATCTTTCATGTACTGTAAAGTATATCTGGTTGCTATGGCAACAAATGTCAAAACTATGGAAACTTAGACACGTGCACGTTTCCGTACACTTGCTTGATTTTACTTGCGTAATATTAGtgtttagataaataaaatatggaaaaGGATGTGCCACCAAATCTTCATAAATGGCTAAggaaatgtttgaaaaagGAGTTTGGAAAAACCATACAAAACGCCATAGATAAGGAGCAGGAGCCCAGCGATATCGCTTACAAACTCACGCGTTCCAAAGACATGACTGCTTTATTGAGTTCTATGAAGAAGGCAATTGCCGAGCAATATGTAGCAGTAAAACCTTCATCCGCGGCATCACGATCACAATCGTCACTTTCCTTTACCAGTGATCTTGCAGCGGACGAGTGGGCTTCCCCGCAAGGAAATGGTGAAGAATACAGCTGTATTATCGACAGGATTAGTCGCGATAAACCAGTTCACGTGAGACTGTCTGGctacgaaattttattaaagattgaattgtctaacataaataatagttCGCAATGGGATGTTCTCCAAAAGACATTACTGGACGGTCTCACAGACGATAGTAGAGCCATATTCGAAGCTAGCATGCAAGTACACGCGAAGTTGTTGAATTGCCCGCAATTGCATAGCATATATGGCAATTTATTAGGCGCGTTTAATGCGCAATATCATTCACAGAAAATGCGCGAGACTCTGCCTACTCTAATCTCcggaattaatttcaaattcttcCTGCACGAGAAACTGTTCTATATAATGTatctaataattcaatatcaaAAACAAATGTTAAAGAATACTAGGCACAGCGACAAGACTATGGAAGAAATCATcgaacaatttataatatttctcagtACGCATAGCTTTGGCAATAAATTGCAACCTAAAACCTTAAACATGCTAAATATTATCGCGGTATTGGAGCCGCAGGCCAAATGGAGCAAGAGATGGCTTCATAGTTTTTCTACCAGAAAAATTTTCGTCGTCGCTTTGGGCAAGTCTCCAACGTTTCTGCAAAATGTTGTTGAATGCGTCAAAAACGGTCTAAAAGAAACCCCTTGTTCTTTGTCCGCATCTATCGTGGACGAGGGCAACGAGCTGTGTATTTCTGGAAATACTATAGAAACTACAACTTATCTCCATTGTTTGGTTTTCGTTTCGCAGCTTTGCAGCTACGAGGCGAGCAGAACATTATTTACGGAGAATTTGTTGAAAACGCCATTTGAAATCGCTGATTTTCTAATAGACTTATTAAAATccttaaataaattagcaaCGGAAGCGTCGAGCGGAGTATACAATACTTCTTGTAGTGCTTTGCAAAACATACTCAATATATCCCAAGTATTGTACAACACTGAATTTTATCACGTTGCGTTGTGTCATTTGATGTCTCTCCctaaaaacgatataaaaatttggccacacatattaaacattatttctcATATGGTGGATACGGATGATGGACCGGTATTTTTGACTACGCAATGTAAAGAGCATTCTCCAACAGATTCTGAAAACATTTCATCAAAATGTCCAGTTGTAATCGTGATGCAGTATGCGTCGAATTTATTGAAACAACCGTTTTCCATAATGGATATAGAATGTGTTCTTAGCTCATTTAGTTTGttagagaaattatttgacattatttATGACGCTTACGAAGCCGCGCAAGAGCAGATAGAAACGCAATTTTATCCAGccatttctaatttttataaaaaattaaacaaatgcaGTGTCGAGAACGAGAATAAAATTCAGCAACTCGATaggtaacaaaaaatttatctctttgtaaatttaatatattaatatattattaattatattaataaattgatttaaaatttctattacagcgctgttaaaaaagttttattaaaaatggtaTCGATACCGCTCGGCTTGCAAGCACTCGTCAACGAGAAATTGGTGTTTGAGGAACTGATTCGCGGATTAATCGTTCCTCTAAGAGCGGCCTGGAGCTCCACCGACATAGTCAGCTTCATCTCGTCTGCTGGTTATTTCGATCTGGGTTACAACGTGCTCGCGGATCTCGGACCCCATGTTCTGTCGACTTTGCTGTCACAAACCTGCGCAAACGCAG belongs to Anoplolepis gracilipes chromosome 4, ASM4749672v1, whole genome shotgun sequence and includes:
- the LOC140664578 gene encoding protein broad-minded; its protein translation is MEKDVPPNLHKWLRKCLKKEFGKTIQNAIDKEQEPSDIAYKLTRSKDMTALLSSMKKAIAEQYVAVKPSSAASRSQSSLSFTSDLAADEWASPQGNGEEYSCIIDRISRDKPVHVRLSGYEILLKIELSNINNSSQWDVLQKTLLDGLTDDSRAIFEASMQVHAKLLNCPQLHSIYGNLLGAFNAQYHSQKMRETLPTLISGINFKFFLHEKLFYIMYLIIQYQKQMLKNTRHSDKTMEEIIEQFIIFLSTHSFGNKLQPKTLNMLNIIAVLEPQAKWSKRWLHSFSTRKIFVVALGKSPTFLQNVVECVKNGLKETPCSLSASIVDEGNELCISGNTIETTTYLHCLVFVSQLCSYEASRTLFTENLLKTPFEIADFLIDLLKSLNKLATEASSGVYNTSCSALQNILNISQVLYNTEFYHVALCHLMSLPKNDIKIWPHILNIISHMVDTDDGPVFLTTQCKEHSPTDSENISSKCPVVIVMQYASNLLKQPFSIMDIECVLSSFSLLEKLFDIIYDAYEAAQEQIETQFYPAISNFYKKLNKCSVENENKIQQLDSAVKKVLLKMVSIPLGLQALVNEKLVFEELIRGLIVPLRAAWSSTDIVSFISSAGYFDLGYNVLADLGPHVLSTLLSQTCANAEDPKYFYDPWDKENIDEFLHILTLLSLNFNCFAAFMTNDSESDNEEKDYPSNLSELLQAVLNEDSRYHHLSLLSLNVVIWNIDICVYLINSLNFQTALLNIQKESTIVLEVRNEQTDDEADYEQTMVENDDDDNKPELTKEYIIDNSSFLRHNILLKSYYTTYNRKQHVIPLEEYEFFSEFPPPRIYADMIEFPVMESDSELNDMLQEERPGLLDIGWVSQVRAAHKVSRCPMKNSAMTNLLNQMHKAIPTAEWVEQFQWQENITYDADYWHPEDTHAINVALNYAEQRQILKNTEDNQKNLKQFIHSAYIFIQYNKPNRFEGFDWFLATVFLICDGALDKCKTFIMQLIQFPSTLLLWPKLGKVIDERNNENTSSQFTFMQVLEAMVNIELPNLKYGLKDVCGVNWWMISNRMISQCFWGILPWSEIVHFFAICILYPPDYMVYYCVSLLQYCQDTLLEDFTSRKMWPENMILDDYRCHNYISYMDNLGQRYRNRILPAMTKNLNSEDEI